A genome region from Gossypium hirsutum isolate 1008001.06 chromosome A04, Gossypium_hirsutum_v2.1, whole genome shotgun sequence includes the following:
- the LOC107904018 gene encoding SART-1 family protein DOT2 produces MEKDRYDREDDASRERRLGGAYSDELEQTEKHRSKDKKKSSREEEKDHRNRDRERDRSKRSSDEILKEREKDSLEKDRVSTRERRKDDRDEHGKDRAKDSKVREKEKDYDRDKHREKEHEREREKDRKDRGKDKDRERDRESEKERGKDKSRDRDREKEKERDKAKEREKERDKLKDREKEREGEKDRDREKGKDRSKQKNRETDLEKERSRDRDNVVKNHEEDYEGSKDGELALDYEDRRDKDEAELNAGSNASLVQASSSELEERIVRMKEDRLKKKSEGLSEVSAWVSRSRKLEDKRNAEKEKALQLSKIFEEQDNFVQGEDEDEEADNRPTHDLGGVKVLHGLDKVMDGGAVVLTLKDQSILADGDLNEDVDMLENIEIGEQKQRDEAYKAAKKKTGVYDDKFNEDPGSEKKILPQYDDPVADEGVTLDERGRFTGEAEKKLEELRKRLLGVPTNNRVEDLNNVGKVSSDYYTQEEMLRFKKPKKKKALRKKEKLDIDALEAEAVSAGLGAGDLGSRNDSRRQAIKEEEARSEAEKRNNAYQAAFAKADEASKSLRLEQTLTVKPEEDENQVFADDEEDLYKSLEKARRLALKKQEEKSGPQAVALLAATSASNQTTDDQNTSTGEAQENKVVITEMEEFVWGLQLDEEAHKPDSEDVFMDEDEVPGASEQDRENGENEVGGWTEVVDTSADEKPANEDNNEVVPDETIHEIAVGKGLSGALKLLKDRGTLKETIEWGGRNMDKKKSKLVGIVDDDHQTDNRFKDIRIERTDEFGRIVTPKEAFRMLSHKFHGKGPGKMKQEKRMKQYQEELKLKQMKNSDTPSLSVERMREAQAQLKTPYLVLSGHVKPGQTSDPASGFATVEKDFPGGLTPMLGDRKVEHFLGIKRKAEAGNSGTPKKPKT; encoded by the exons ATGGAGAAGGATCGATATGATAGGGAAGATGATGCTTCTAGAGAACGCAGGCTTGGAGGAGCCTACAGTGATGAATTAGAGCAAACCGAAAAGCATCGGAGTAAGGACAAGAAGAAGAGCAGTCgagaagaagaaaaggatcaTCGAAATAGGGATAGAGAAAGGGACCGTTCTAAGAGAAGCAGTGATGAGATCTtgaaagaaagggagaaagatTCCTTGGAGAAGGATAGAGTGTCAACCAGGGAGAGGAGGAAGGATGACAGAGATGAGCACGGGAAAGACAGAGCTAAAGATAGTAAGGTGAGGGAAAAAGAGAAAGATTATGACAGGGATAAGCATAGAGAAAAAGAACATGAGCGTGAGAGAGAAAAGGACCGAAAGGATCGAGGAAAGGATAAGGACAGGGAGAGGGATAGGGAGTCTGAGAAGGAAAGGGGAAAGGACAAAAGTAGAGATAGGGAcagagaaaaggaaaaggaaagagaCAAGGCCAAGGAAAGGGAAAAGGAGAGAGACAAACTTAAGGATCGAGAGAAGGAGAGGGAAGGAGAGAAGGATAGAGATAGAGAGAAGGGAAAAGATAGAAGTAAACAGAAAAATAGAGAGACGGACCTAGAGAAGGAGAGATCAAGAGATAGGGACAATGTGGTCAAAAACCATGAGGAAGATTATGAAGGAAGCAAAGATGGAGAACTTGCGTTAGACTATGAAGATCGTAGAGATAAGGATGAAGCTGAACTGAATGCTGGAAGCAATGCTAGTTTAGTGCAGGCATCTTCATCAGAGCTCGAGGAGCGCATAGTGAG AATGAAAGAGGAcagattgaaaaagaaatctgAAGGTCTTTCAGAGGTTTCAGCATGGGTTAGTAGAAGTCGTAAGCTTGAGGACAAAAGGAATGCTGAAAAGGAGAAAGCTTTGCAGCTATCAAAGATTTTTGAAGAGCAG GATAATTTCGTTCAAGGAGAAGATGAAGATGAGGAAGCTGATAATCGCCCTACTC ATGATCTAGGAGGGGTTAAAGTTCTTCATGGCCTTGACAAAGTGATGGATGGTGGAGCTGTCGTTTTAACACTCAAAGATCAGAGCATACTTGCTGATGGTGACCTTAATGAAG ATGTTGATATGcttgaaaatattgaaattgGAGAGCAGAAGCAGCGGGATGAGGCTTACAAGGCTGCAAAGAAGAAAACCGGGGTTTATGATGATAA GTTCAACGAAGATCCTGGTTCTGAGAAAAAAATACTGCCACAATATGATGATCCAGTTGCAGATGAG gGTGTAACTCTGGATGAAAGGGGGCGCTTTACTGGTGAAGCTGAAAAGAAATTAGAAGAG CTGCGTAAAAGGTTACTAGGTGTTCCCACTAATAACCGTGTTGAAGATCTGAATAATGTTGGGAAGGTTTCATCGGATTATTACACCCAAGAGGAAATGCTTCGATTTAAAAAGCCCAAAAAGAAGAAAGCTTTGCGGAAGAAAGAGAAGTTGGATATAGATGCCCTTGAAGCAGAAGCTGTCTCTGCCGGGCTGGGTGCTGGAGACCTTGGATCTAGGAATGACTCTAGAAGACAAGCAATTAAAGAAGAGGAGGCCAGATCCGAGGCTGAAAAGAGAAATAATGCATACCAAGCAGCATTTGCCAAAGCAGATGAGGCATCAAAATCACTGCGGCTCGAACAAACTCTTACAGTTAAACCTGAGGAAGATGAAAATCAGGTTTTTGCTGATGATGAAGAGGATCTTTATAAATCCCTTGAAAAAGCAAGGAGGTTGGCTCTTAAAAAGCAAGAAGAAAAATCAGGTCCACAAGCTGTAGCGCTCCTTGCTGCCACATCTGCTAGCAATCAAACTACAGATGATCAAAATACCTCAACTGGAGAGGCACAAGAAAACAAGGTTGTGATCACAGAGATGGAGGAGTTTGTATGGGGTCTTCAGCTTGATGAAG AAGCCCATAAGCCTGACAGTGAAGATGTCTTCATGGATGAGGATGAAGTGCCAGGAGCTTCTGAACAAGATAGAGAAAATGGAGAAAACGAGGTGGGTGGATGGACAGAGGTCGTTGATACTAGTGCTGATGAAAAACCTGCTAATGAGGACAACAATGAGGTTGTTCCAGATGAAACCATTCACGAAATTGCGGTTGGCAAAGGATTATCAGGTGCGCTGAAGCTGCTTAAAGATCGAGGAACACTTAAAGAAACTATTGAATGGGGTGGCCGAAACATGGACAAGAAAAAGAGCAAACTTGTTGGCATTGTAGACGATGATCACCAAACTGATAATAGATTTAAAGATATTCGCATTGAAAGGACAGATGAATTTGGTCGAATT GTGACTCCTAAGGAAGCCTTCCGGATGCTTTCTCATAAATTTCATGGCAAGGGGCCTGGCAAAATGAAGCAAGAAAAGCGAATGAAGCAATATCAGGAAGAGTTGAAGCTGAAGCAAATGAAAAATTCAGATACACCTTCACTTTCAGTGGAGAGGATGAGGGAAGCTCAAGCTCAGCTGAAAACACCCTACCTTGTCCTTAGTGGTCACGTCAAACCAGG GCAAACTAGTGATCCTGCAAGTGGCTTTGCTACTGTTGAGAAGGATTTTCCGGGAGGCTTGACGCCTATGCTTGGTGATAGAAAG GTTGAGCATTTCTTGGGAATCAAGCGCAAGGCTGAGGCAGGGAATTCAGGCACACCAAAGAAGCCTAAAACTTGA
- the LOC107904020 gene encoding protein FLX-like 1 isoform X2 → MSGRNRGPPPLPMKGPPHPGLLPPVHEPPYARGLGPMPPHPALLDELRETQFGLGPGGLPPHPAIFEERLAAQLQEIQGLLADNQRLAATHVALKQELEATQHELHRMARYADSLRMEKDVQMKEMYEKSVRLEVDLRGVEAMRAELVKVNADIKQLSAVRQDLTGQVQVMSQDLARFTGELQQAPVLKAEIENVKQELQRARAAIEYEKKGYAENYEHGQVMEKKLISMARELEKLRAEIANAGKRSHAAGVGGGNPAAPGYNVNYGNAEAGYTGNTYPVTYGINPGGVDGYSQYGPGAGTWSAYDMQRARGHR, encoded by the exons ATGTCTGGAAGAAATCGTGGGCCACCGCCCCTTCCGATGAAAGGGCCTCCTCATCCTGGATTACTGCCTCCAGTACATGAACCCCCATATGCTAGGGGGCTAGGACCAATGCCACCACATCCGGCTTTACTTGATGAATTACGAGAAACCCAATTTGGGTTGGGTCCTGGAGGCCTCCCTCCCCACCCTGCTATCTTTGAGGAACGTCTTGCAGCTCAACTGCAAGAGATACAAGGCCTCCTAGCAGATAACCAGAGGCTGGCAGCTACTCATGTTGCATTAAAGCAGGAATTGGAGGCTACTCAGCATGAGTTACATCGTATGGCTCGTTATGCAGATTCTTTGAGAATGGAGAAGGATGTTCAGATGAAGGAGATGTATGAGAAGTCAGTTAGATTGGAGGTTGATCTTCGTGGTGTGGAGGCTATGCGAGCTGAACTTGTTAAGGTTAATGCTGATATTAAGCAGCTTAGTGCTGTGAGGCAGGATCTTACAGGTCAGGTACAGGTCATGAGTCAAGATTTGGCTAGATTTACTGGAGAATTGCAACAGGCTCCTGTGTTGAAGGCAGAGATTGAAAATGTGAAACAGGAACTGCAACGTGCAAG AGCTGCCATCGAGTATGAGAAGAAAGGATATGCAGAAAACTATGAACATGGTCAAGTGATGGAGAAAAAACTGATTTCCATGGCTCGGGAGCTGGAAAAACTTCGTGCAGAGATTGCGAATGCAGGCAAGAGAAGTCATGCTGCTGGTGTTGGCGGTGGTAATCCGG caGCACCTGGTTATAATGTAAATTACGGAAACGCTGAAGCTGGATATACTGGAAACACTTATCCTGTCACCTATGGCATTAATCCT GGTGGTGTGGATGGTTATTCTCAGTATGGACCTGGTGCTGGTACCTGGAGTGCATATGACATGCAGAGAGCTCGAGGACATCGCTAG
- the LOC121227959 gene encoding histone H3-lysine(4) N-trimethyltransferase ATX1 gives MDSRFQVLPPLKRFRLLQQQQHEEDEVFNGSKTNSFPLPAKKRKETRDVPLPETTSYCLPAKKRIWAFQPDFLSGKPLLPFDLNVEYEKQVEMEENKSNPICKTPQKCIFDTRNEIFQKSNKTPLEDRPPKCIKTRQEVGNKENQIPKENPLVKSPKSHQKCINISPTKANKEVEVEEEEEDGILCDICKSTDGDPKDPIVFCDGCDLMVHSTCYGNPLIKEIPEGDWFCSLCLEKPNNDKPFACCLCPTKVGAMKPTTIDGKWAHLVCALLVPEVFFEDPEGRERIDCSKVPEKRWKGRCYVCKTRKGCVIECSEPKCGLEFHVTCGLSEDLCIEYKEGKKGAVVAGFCKSHTELWKKQQQTGKFKIVARDEHK, from the exons ATGGATAGCAGATTTCAAGTATTGCCTCCACTCAAAAGATTTCGGCTTTTGCAACAACAACAACACGAAGAAGATGAAGTGTTCAATGGCTCTAAAACTAACTCTTTTCCTCTCCCAGCGAAGAAAAGGAAGGAGACCAGGGATGTTCCTCTGCCTGAAACTACTTCATATTGCTTGCCTGCCAAGAAGAGAATATGGGCTTTCCAACCTGATTTCCTTTCCGGTAAGCCTCTTTTGCCTTTTGATTTGAATGTTGAGTACGAGAAGCAAGTTGAAATGGAGGAAAACAAGAGCAACCCAATTTGTAAAACTCCCCAAAAATGCATTTTTGATACTCGAAATGAGATTTTCCAGAAAAGCAATAAAACCCCACTTGAAGATCGTCCCCCAAAATGCATCAAAACTAGGCAAGAAGTAgggaataaagaaaatcaaatccCAAAGGAAAACCCACTTGTTAAAAGCCCCAAAAGTCACCAAAAGTGCATCAACATTAGCCCTACAAAAGCTAACAAAGAAGTAGAAGTAGAAGAGGAGGAAGAAGATGGGATTTTATGTGATATTTGTAAAAGCACAGATGGGGATCCAAAAGATCCCATTGTGTTTTGTGATGGATGCGATTTAATGGTACATTCCACATGTTATGGGAATCCATTAATAAAAGAAATCCCAGAAGGTGATTGGTTTTGCAGCCTTTGCTTAGAGAAACCAAACAATGATAAACCCTTTGCTTGTTGCTTATGTCCAACCAAAGTAGGTGCAATGAAACCCACAACTATTGATGGTAAATGGGCTCATTTGGTTTGTGCACTTTTGGTACCTGAAGTGTTCTTTGAGGATCCTGAAGGAAGGGAAAGGATTGATTGTTCAAAGGTACCTGAGAAGAGATGGAAAGGGAGATGTTATGTTTGTAAGACTAGGAAAGGGTGTGTCATTGAATGTTCTGAACCTAAATGTGGATTGGAGTTTCATGTCACTTGTGGATTGAGTGAAGATCTTTGCATTGAAtataaagaaggaaagaaaggtgCTGTTGTTGCTGGGTTTTGTAAATCCCACACTGAATTGTGGAAAAAG CAACAACAGACAGGGAAGTTCAAGATTGTAGCTAGAGATGAGCACAAGTAA
- the LOC107904020 gene encoding protein FLX-like 1 isoform X1, whose amino-acid sequence MSGRNRGPPPLPMKGPPHPGLLPPVHEPPYARGLGPMPPHPALLDELRETQFGLGPGGLPPHPAIFEERLAAQLQEIQGLLADNQRLAATHVALKQELEATQHELHRMARYADSLRMEKDVQMKEMYEKSVRLEVDLRGVEAMRAELVKVNADIKQLSAVRQDLTGQVQVMSQDLARFTGELQQAPVLKAEIENVKQELQRARAAIEYEKKGYAENYEHGQVMEKKLISMARELEKLRAEIANAGKRSHAAGVGGGNPAAPGYNVNYGNAEAGYTGNTYPVTYGINPVQGGVDGYSQYGPGAGTWSAYDMQRARGHR is encoded by the exons ATGTCTGGAAGAAATCGTGGGCCACCGCCCCTTCCGATGAAAGGGCCTCCTCATCCTGGATTACTGCCTCCAGTACATGAACCCCCATATGCTAGGGGGCTAGGACCAATGCCACCACATCCGGCTTTACTTGATGAATTACGAGAAACCCAATTTGGGTTGGGTCCTGGAGGCCTCCCTCCCCACCCTGCTATCTTTGAGGAACGTCTTGCAGCTCAACTGCAAGAGATACAAGGCCTCCTAGCAGATAACCAGAGGCTGGCAGCTACTCATGTTGCATTAAAGCAGGAATTGGAGGCTACTCAGCATGAGTTACATCGTATGGCTCGTTATGCAGATTCTTTGAGAATGGAGAAGGATGTTCAGATGAAGGAGATGTATGAGAAGTCAGTTAGATTGGAGGTTGATCTTCGTGGTGTGGAGGCTATGCGAGCTGAACTTGTTAAGGTTAATGCTGATATTAAGCAGCTTAGTGCTGTGAGGCAGGATCTTACAGGTCAGGTACAGGTCATGAGTCAAGATTTGGCTAGATTTACTGGAGAATTGCAACAGGCTCCTGTGTTGAAGGCAGAGATTGAAAATGTGAAACAGGAACTGCAACGTGCAAG AGCTGCCATCGAGTATGAGAAGAAAGGATATGCAGAAAACTATGAACATGGTCAAGTGATGGAGAAAAAACTGATTTCCATGGCTCGGGAGCTGGAAAAACTTCGTGCAGAGATTGCGAATGCAGGCAAGAGAAGTCATGCTGCTGGTGTTGGCGGTGGTAATCCGG caGCACCTGGTTATAATGTAAATTACGGAAACGCTGAAGCTGGATATACTGGAAACACTTATCCTGTCACCTATGGCATTAATCCT GTTCAGGGTGGTGTGGATGGTTATTCTCAGTATGGACCTGGTGCTGGTACCTGGAGTGCATATGACATGCAGAGAGCTCGAGGACATCGCTAG
- the LOC107904017 gene encoding mitogen-activated protein kinase 19, translated as MQQDQWKKDLKEDFFTEYGDANQYKIIEVIGKGSYGVVCAALDTHTGKKVAIKKIRDVFDYTSDALRILREVKLLRLLRHPDIVEIKHIMLPPSKREFNDIFVVFELMESDLHEVIKANDDLTREHHQFFLYQMLRAMKYMHTANVYHRDLKPKNILANANCKLKVCDFGLARVAFSDTPTTVFWTDYVATRWYRAPELCGFFFSKYTPAIDIWSIGCIFAEVLMGKPLFPGKSVVHQLELITDLLGTPSPETISGVRNDKARKYLTEMRIKQPVPFSQKFPNVDPLAVRLLQRLLAFDPKDRPTAEEALADPYFKGLAKIEREPSCQPISKLEFEFERRRLVKEDVRELIYREILEYHPQLLKDYINGNEGTNFLYPSAIGQFRKQFAYLEENSGRSVPVFPPERKHTSLPRNTVHSSTIPLNRQSASVLCENQNVTEEASKKVTDAISGNRKLARPPPKVPAAKPGRVVESVIPHENPKNTKDGYDAEVFHQTTVLPPQPRSSTNTINQEKSRIQSEMNQQAKLQPQFSMAASQSPAMAVGMKSNPYQQPQAKAEQLNDRLGIDAKILQAQTQFGAVGAAAVAVVAHRTVGTV; from the exons GACCTAAAAGAGGACTTTTTCACTGAATATGGCGATGCAAACCAGTACAAAATTATTGAAGTCATTGGGAAGGGAAGCTATGGAGTTGTTTGTGCGGCACTTGACACTCATACTGGTAAGAAAGTCGCAATAAAGAAAATACGAGATGTATTCGACTACACATCCGATGCTTTAAGGATTTTACGTGAAGTCAAGCTGCTTAGACTTCTTAGACATCCTGATATAGTTGAAATTAAGCATATAATGTTGCCACCGTCAAAGAGGGAATTCAAtgatatatttgttgtttttgagCTCATGGAGTCTGATCTTCACGAAGTCATCAAAGCTAATGATGACTTAACCCGTGAACACCACCAGTTTTTCCTTTACCAAATGCTTCGTGCAATGAAATATATGCATACAG CTAATGTTTACCATCGTGACCTTAAACCAAAGAATATACTGGCAAATGCCAATTGCAAGCTTAAAGTTTGCGACTTCGGGCTAGCAAGAGTTGCATTTAGTGACACCCCAACCACCGTCTTTTGGACG GACTATGTTGCTACGCGATGGTACAGGGCACCAGAGCTGTGTGGATTTTTCTTTTCCAAG TATACACCGGCTATTGATATTTGGAGCATTGGCTGCATCTTTGCCGAGGTATTGATGGGGAAGCCTCTATTTCCTGGAAAAAGTGTCGTTCATCAATTGGAATTGATCACTGATCTTTTGGGGACGCCTTCACCTGAAACTATTTCTGGA GTCCGAAATGATAAAGCACGAAAATACTTGACAGAAATGCGGATAAAACAACCTGTGCCTTTCTCACAGAAGTTCCCAAATGTAGACCCGTTAGCAGTGCGGCTATTGCAGAGGCTGTTAGCGTTTGATCCAAAAGACCGACCAACTGCTGAGGAG GCATTAGCCGATCCTTACTTCAAAGGCTTGGCTAAAATTGAGAGGGAACCTTCTTGTCAGCCAATCTCGAAATTAGAGTTCGAGTTTGAGAGGCGAAGGTTGGTAAAGGAGGATGTTAGGGAATTAATTTACAGAGAGATACTAGAATATCATCCTCAGCTGCTCAAAGACTATATAAACGGAAATGAAGGAACTAATTTTCTTTATCCGAG TGCCATTGGTCAATTCAGAAAGCAGTTTGCATATCTTGAAGAAAACAGTGGTAGAAGTGTGCCGGTTTTCCCTCCGGAGAGGAAGCACACGTCCCTACCGAG GAATACAGTTCATTCCAGTACAATACCTCTGAATAGGCAGTCAGCTTCGGTTTTGTGTGAGAATCAAAACGTTACCGAAGAGGCTTCCAAAAAAGTAACTGATGCAATTTCTGGTAATCGAAAGTTAGCACGTCCTCCACCTAAGGTGCCAGCAG CAAAACCCGGGAGAGTTGTCGAATCTGTCATACCACATGAGAATCCAAAGAATACTAAAGATGGTTACGATGCTGAGGTCTTTCACCAAACCACAGTCCTTCCTCCGCAGCCCCGTTCCAGCACCAACACCATAAATCAAGAGAAATCCAGAATACAGAGTGAAATGAATCAACAAGCCAAACTGCAACCACAGTTCAGCATGGCCGCAAGCCAATCCCCAGCAATGGCTGTCGGCATGAAGAGCAACCCGTATCAACAACCGCAAGCAAAGGCAGAGCAATTAAATGATAGATTGGGCATTGATGCAAAAATTCTGCAGGCACAAACCCAGTTTGGTGCAGTCGGTGCTGCTGCTGTGGCTGTAGTTGCCCATAGGACTGTAGGTACAGTTTAG